A segment of the Cohnella algarum genome:
TTTTTCGCCTTTCGTCCGCCGAAACCGTCTTTTCCGACGCAGCCAATGACGTTCCTCCTTTCGTCGCAACGTTTTTTAATCGACTCTCGACGGCTTCGATTGGAGCGCGGTGATGGCGTCGATCGGCGTTTGCACCGCGTTTCTCGCCCTGACGACCGCCGCCTCGTCCGGAGCCCGATAGAAGCAAAGACACTTGGACATGTCTTCGCATACGTACGTACGCGAGAACGTCACCTCGGGCACTTCGGCATAATGAACCGAATTCCGTTTTTTGCGCTCCAAATACTGCTCCATCGTCAAATCCTCCGGAATGTTCCATTCGACCAAATAATCGATCCCGTCCGGCTGCCGTTTGACCGCTTCCAGCTCGCTGCCGACCAGGCGCACCGGCTTCAGCAGCGCGACGGGGACGCCGGCCCGCTCAAAAACGGCTTCGACGGGTGCGCCCTCCCTGCCCTCGCCGGCTTCCAAAATCAAAAACGATCTGCCGAAGTCCCGGGCAACCTGCACCTCGACGATGCGGACGCCGGCCGCGCCCGCTTCCTGTTCCAGCCTCGCAAGCGAGGTTTTCAAGCTTTGCTCGTTTCTCTCGGAATCGCC
Coding sequences within it:
- a CDS encoding DUF4242 domain-containing protein, which produces MSLYLIESVFGDSERNEQSLKTSLARLEQEAGAAGVRIVEVQVARDFGRSFLILEAGEGREGAPVEAVFERAGVPVALLKPVRLVGSELEAVKRQPDGIDYLVEWNIPEDLTMEQYLERKKRNSVHYAEVPEVTFSRTYVCEDMSKCLCFYRAPDEAAVVRARNAVQTPIDAITALQSKPSRVD